The following proteins are encoded in a genomic region of Stutzerimonas balearica DSM 6083:
- the arcC gene encoding carbamate kinase has translation MRIVIALGGNALLRRGEPMSAERQRENVQLACSQIAQIAPGNQLVIAHGNGPQVGLLALQGAAYGPDGAYPLDVLGAETEGMIGYMIEQELGNRLPAGTPLATLLTQVEVDPADPAFASPSKPIGPIYSREDADRLQAEKGWQMAADGAHFRRVVPSPRPRRIHQLRPIQWLLERGCVVICAGGGGIPTVCDAQQRSRGIEAVIDKDLCSALLAEVLAADLLLIATDVDAAYTGWGTAAQRAIALAHPDALEPLPFAAGSMGPKIQAACGFARQTGKDAVIGALADIQAIVLGQAGTRVSSSAAGIRYR, from the coding sequence ATGCGCATTGTCATCGCCCTGGGCGGCAACGCCCTGCTACGTCGCGGCGAGCCGATGAGCGCCGAGCGCCAGCGCGAGAACGTGCAGCTGGCCTGCAGCCAGATCGCGCAGATCGCGCCCGGCAACCAGTTGGTGATCGCCCATGGCAATGGACCCCAGGTCGGTCTGCTGGCGCTGCAGGGCGCGGCCTACGGCCCGGACGGCGCCTACCCGCTCGACGTGCTCGGCGCGGAGACCGAAGGCATGATCGGCTACATGATCGAACAGGAGCTCGGCAATCGGCTGCCCGCGGGCACGCCGCTGGCGACCTTGCTGACCCAGGTCGAAGTGGACCCGGCCGATCCCGCGTTCGCCTCACCGAGCAAACCCATCGGCCCGATCTACAGTCGTGAGGACGCCGACCGCCTGCAGGCCGAGAAAGGCTGGCAGATGGCCGCCGACGGCGCGCACTTCCGCCGCGTGGTGCCCAGCCCCCGGCCACGACGCATTCACCAGCTGCGGCCGATCCAGTGGCTGCTGGAGCGCGGTTGCGTGGTGATCTGCGCCGGTGGCGGCGGCATTCCCACCGTGTGCGATGCCCAGCAGCGTTCGCGTGGCATCGAGGCGGTGATCGACAAGGACCTGTGCTCGGCGCTGTTGGCCGAGGTGCTGGCCGCGGACCTGCTGCTGATCGCCACCGACGTCGATGCCGCCTATACCGGCTGGGGCACCGCGGCGCAGCGGGCCATCGCCCTGGCGCATCCGGACGCGCTCGAGCCACTGCCCTTCGCCGCGGGCTCGATGGGGCCGAAGATCCAGGCGGCTTGCGGCTTCGCTCGGCAGACCGGCAAGGATGCGGTGATCGGCGCTCTGGCCGACATCCAGGCGATCGTCCTCGGCCAGGCCGGCACGCGGGTGAGTAGCAGCGCCGCAGGCATCCGCTATCGCTGA
- a CDS encoding ornithine carbamoyltransferase, producing MAFNLHNRHLLSLTHHSERELRYLLDLARDLKRAKYSGTEHQHLKGKNIALIFEKTSTRTRCAFEVAAYDQGANVTYIDPMSSQIGHKETMKDTARVLGRMYDAIEYRGYSQQVVEELAQFSGVPVFNGLTDEYHPTQMLADVLTMREHSDKPLQQIRYAYVGDARNNMGNSLLLVGAKLGMDVRISAPKALWPHEEHLAACRAFAAQSGARLTLTEDPHEAVRDVDFIHTDVWVSMGEPVETWGERIALLLPYQVNAALMQAAGNPRVRFMHCLPAFHNAETKVGKEIAGHHPELAGGIEVTDEVFESPASIVFDQAENRMHTIKAVLVATLGGV from the coding sequence ATGGCGTTCAACCTGCACAACCGGCACCTGCTCAGCCTCACGCACCACAGCGAGCGCGAGCTGCGCTACCTGCTCGATCTCGCTCGCGACCTCAAGCGCGCCAAGTACAGCGGAACCGAGCACCAGCACCTCAAGGGCAAGAACATCGCCCTGATCTTCGAGAAGACCTCGACCCGCACCCGCTGCGCGTTCGAGGTCGCCGCCTACGACCAGGGCGCCAACGTCACCTACATCGACCCGATGTCCTCGCAGATCGGCCACAAGGAGACCATGAAGGACACCGCCCGCGTGCTCGGGCGCATGTACGACGCCATCGAATACCGCGGCTACAGCCAGCAGGTGGTCGAGGAACTCGCGCAGTTCTCCGGCGTGCCGGTGTTCAACGGCCTGACCGACGAGTACCACCCCACGCAGATGCTTGCCGACGTGCTGACCATGCGCGAGCACAGCGACAAGCCGCTGCAGCAGATCCGCTACGCCTACGTCGGCGACGCACGCAACAACATGGGCAACTCGCTGCTGCTGGTCGGCGCCAAGCTGGGCATGGACGTGCGCATCAGTGCGCCCAAGGCGCTCTGGCCGCACGAAGAACACCTGGCCGCCTGTCGCGCGTTCGCCGCGCAGTCCGGAGCGCGGCTGACGCTGACCGAGGACCCGCACGAAGCCGTCCGCGACGTCGACTTCATTCACACCGATGTCTGGGTATCGATGGGCGAGCCGGTCGAGACCTGGGGCGAGCGCATCGCCCTGCTGCTGCCCTATCAGGTCAACGCGGCGCTGATGCAGGCCGCCGGCAATCCGCGGGTGAGGTTCATGCACTGCCTGCCGGCCTTTCACAACGCCGAGACCAAGGTCGGCAAGGAGATCGCCGGGCATCATCCGGAGCTGGCGGGCGGGATCGAAGTCACCGACGAGGTGTTCGAGTCGCCGGCGAGCATCGTCTTCGACCAGGCCGAGAACCGCATGCACACCATCAAGGCGGTGCTGGTCGCCACGCTCGGCGGCGTCTGA